A part of Sebastes fasciatus isolate fSebFas1 chromosome 10, fSebFas1.pri, whole genome shotgun sequence genomic DNA contains:
- the lamp2 gene encoding lysosome-associated membrane glycoprotein 2 isoform X3: MYRYAAFVLLLAFLGTAFQLSHGTEVNVKDKDNNLCLFANLTVNFSVSYEVADNKSATVVFELPGEVTTSGSTCDAKSSTLKLNFGEGHSWSVNFTISGEKYQADTITFSYNLSDATVFPSSTLNDTATVAVKPQLPDIGLDTCYSCKSKETIEADSVNQTLWNVLIQAFVSNNSTSENITSCDADVPTTPVPPTTTTTPAAPVTNSTIPVTNSTTPPPTTPPTPTLPAPTIGTYSIKPDENSTACLMANFGLRVGVMKEEMNFEPNGTIVSGSCGVNSSLLMLVSNAMSITLTFANDTTKFRLHALNITGKTSSGVAFSEVNANLSLWEAAVGSSYMCNKEQNYTITSQLTIYTFDLQVQPFGVKKGVFSTAYECSLDDTSILIPIIVGAALAGLILIVVIAYVIGRRKTYVGYQTL, from the exons ATGTATCGATATGCTGCATTTGTTTTACTCCTCGCCTTCCTCGGAACCG cgTTCCAGCTGTCACATGGCACTGAGGTGAATGtcaaagacaaagacaacaaCTTATGCCTCTTTGCCAATCTAACGGTCAACTTCTCAGTCTCCTATGAAGTAGCTGACAATAAG AGTGCAACAGTCGTGTTTGAACTTCCTGGAGAAGTCACAACAAGTGGAAGTACATGTGATGCCAAAAGCTCAACGTTGAAGCTTAATTTTGGAGAAGGACACTCCTGGAGTGTGAACTTCACCATCAGCGGAGAAAAGTACCAGGCAGACACCATCACCTTTTCCTACAACCTCAGCGACGCAACCGTCTTCCCTAGTTCTACATTAAATG aCACCGCGACTGTCGCCGTGAAGCCTCAACTCCCAGATATAGGCTTGGACACCTGCTACTCATGCAAGAGCAAAGAAACAATCGAAGCTGACTCAGTCAATCAGACGCTGTGGAACGTGCTCATACAGGCTTTTGTCAGTAACAACAGCACAAGTGAAAACA TCACTTCTTGTGATGCTGACGTTCCCACAACCCCCgtaccccccaccaccaccacgactcctgctgctcctgtCACAAACTCTACTATCCCTGTCACAAACTCTACTACCCCTCCTCCTACCACCCCCCCGACCCCCACCCTCCCCGCACCCACCATTGGGACGTACAGCATCAAGCCTGATGAGAACAGCACAGCCTGTCTGATGGCCAACTTCGGCCTGCGGGTTGGTGTCATGAAAGAAGAG ATGAACTTTGAGCCCAACGGGACCATCGTCTCTGGCTCATGTGGAGTCAACAGCAGTCTGCTGATGTTGGTGTCCAACGCAATGTCCATCACGCTCACTTTCGCCAAC GACACAACGAAATTCCGCCTACATGCTCTGAACATCACCGGAAAGACGAGCTCTG GTGTGGCGTTTTCTGAAGTGAACGCCAACCTGAGTCTGTGGGAGGCGGCCGTCGGCAGCTCCTACATGTGTAACAAGGAGCAGAACTACACCATCACCAGCCAGCTCACCATCTACACCTTCGACCTTCAAGTACAGCCCTTTGGAGTCAAGAAGGGTGTTTTCAGTACAG CCTATGAATGTTCATTGGATGACACCAGCATCTTAATCCCAATCATTGTTGGCGCTGCGCTGGCTGGCTTGATTCTCATTGTAGTGATCGCTTACGTGATTGGTCGAAGAAAGACTTATGTTGGATATCAGACACTTTAA
- the lamp2 gene encoding lysosome-associated membrane glycoprotein 2 isoform X2, whose product MYRYAAFVLLLAFLGTAFQLSHGTEVNVKDKDNNLCLFANLTVNFSVSYEVADNKSATVVFELPGEVTTSGSTCDAKSSTLKLNFGEGHSWSVNFTISGEKYQADTITFSYNLSDATVFPSSTLNDTATVAVKPQLPDIGLDTCYSCKSKETIEADSVNQTLWNVLIQAFVSNNSTSENITSCDADVPTTPVPPTTTTTPAAPVTNSTIPVTNSTTPPPTTPPTPTLPAPTIGTYSIKPDENSTACLMANFGLRVGVMKEEMNFEPNGTIVSGSCGVNSSLLMLVSNAMSITLTFANDTTKFRLHALNITGKTSSGVAFSEVNANLSLWEAAVGSSYMCNKEQNYTITSQLTIYTFDLQVQPFGVKKGVFSTAEECFLDSDLSFLVPIAVGVALSFLIILVLISYLIGRRKSRTGYQSV is encoded by the exons ATGTATCGATATGCTGCATTTGTTTTACTCCTCGCCTTCCTCGGAACCG cgTTCCAGCTGTCACATGGCACTGAGGTGAATGtcaaagacaaagacaacaaCTTATGCCTCTTTGCCAATCTAACGGTCAACTTCTCAGTCTCCTATGAAGTAGCTGACAATAAG AGTGCAACAGTCGTGTTTGAACTTCCTGGAGAAGTCACAACAAGTGGAAGTACATGTGATGCCAAAAGCTCAACGTTGAAGCTTAATTTTGGAGAAGGACACTCCTGGAGTGTGAACTTCACCATCAGCGGAGAAAAGTACCAGGCAGACACCATCACCTTTTCCTACAACCTCAGCGACGCAACCGTCTTCCCTAGTTCTACATTAAATG aCACCGCGACTGTCGCCGTGAAGCCTCAACTCCCAGATATAGGCTTGGACACCTGCTACTCATGCAAGAGCAAAGAAACAATCGAAGCTGACTCAGTCAATCAGACGCTGTGGAACGTGCTCATACAGGCTTTTGTCAGTAACAACAGCACAAGTGAAAACA TCACTTCTTGTGATGCTGACGTTCCCACAACCCCCgtaccccccaccaccaccacgactcctgctgctcctgtCACAAACTCTACTATCCCTGTCACAAACTCTACTACCCCTCCTCCTACCACCCCCCCGACCCCCACCCTCCCCGCACCCACCATTGGGACGTACAGCATCAAGCCTGATGAGAACAGCACAGCCTGTCTGATGGCCAACTTCGGCCTGCGGGTTGGTGTCATGAAAGAAGAG ATGAACTTTGAGCCCAACGGGACCATCGTCTCTGGCTCATGTGGAGTCAACAGCAGTCTGCTGATGTTGGTGTCCAACGCAATGTCCATCACGCTCACTTTCGCCAAC GACACAACGAAATTCCGCCTACATGCTCTGAACATCACCGGAAAGACGAGCTCTG GTGTGGCGTTTTCTGAAGTGAACGCCAACCTGAGTCTGTGGGAGGCGGCCGTCGGCAGCTCCTACATGTGTAACAAGGAGCAGAACTACACCATCACCAGCCAGCTCACCATCTACACCTTCGACCTTCAAGTACAGCCCTTTGGAGTCAAGAAGGGTGTTTTCAGTACAG CTGAGGAATGCTTCCTGGACTCTGATTTGAGCTTTTTGGTGCCCATTGCGGTGGGCGTGGCGCTCAGCTTCCTAATCATCCTTGTGCTTATCTCTTACCTGATTGGCCGGAGGAAGAGTCGCACTGGCTACCAGTCTGTAtaa
- the lamp2 gene encoding lysosome-associated membrane glycoprotein 2 isoform X4, which yields MYRYAAFVLLLAFLGTAFQLSHGTEVNVKDKDNNLCLFANLTVNFSVSYEVADNKSATVVFELPGEVTTSGSTCDAKSSTLKLNFGEGHSWSVNFTISGEKYQADTITFSYNLSDATVFPSSTLNDTATVAVKPQLPDIGLDTCYSCKSKETIEADSVNQTLWNVLIQAFVSNNSTSENITSCDADVPTTPVPPTTTTTPAAPVTNSTIPVTNSTTPPPTTPPTPTLPAPTIGTYSIKPDENSTACLMANFGLRVGVMKEEMNFEPNGTIVSGSCGVNSSLLMLVSNAMSITLTFANDTTKFRLHALNITGKTSSGVAFSEVNANLSLWEAAVGSSYMCNKEQNYTITSQLTIYTFDLQVQPFGVKKGVFSTGRLFFNVS from the exons ATGTATCGATATGCTGCATTTGTTTTACTCCTCGCCTTCCTCGGAACCG cgTTCCAGCTGTCACATGGCACTGAGGTGAATGtcaaagacaaagacaacaaCTTATGCCTCTTTGCCAATCTAACGGTCAACTTCTCAGTCTCCTATGAAGTAGCTGACAATAAG AGTGCAACAGTCGTGTTTGAACTTCCTGGAGAAGTCACAACAAGTGGAAGTACATGTGATGCCAAAAGCTCAACGTTGAAGCTTAATTTTGGAGAAGGACACTCCTGGAGTGTGAACTTCACCATCAGCGGAGAAAAGTACCAGGCAGACACCATCACCTTTTCCTACAACCTCAGCGACGCAACCGTCTTCCCTAGTTCTACATTAAATG aCACCGCGACTGTCGCCGTGAAGCCTCAACTCCCAGATATAGGCTTGGACACCTGCTACTCATGCAAGAGCAAAGAAACAATCGAAGCTGACTCAGTCAATCAGACGCTGTGGAACGTGCTCATACAGGCTTTTGTCAGTAACAACAGCACAAGTGAAAACA TCACTTCTTGTGATGCTGACGTTCCCACAACCCCCgtaccccccaccaccaccacgactcctgctgctcctgtCACAAACTCTACTATCCCTGTCACAAACTCTACTACCCCTCCTCCTACCACCCCCCCGACCCCCACCCTCCCCGCACCCACCATTGGGACGTACAGCATCAAGCCTGATGAGAACAGCACAGCCTGTCTGATGGCCAACTTCGGCCTGCGGGTTGGTGTCATGAAAGAAGAG ATGAACTTTGAGCCCAACGGGACCATCGTCTCTGGCTCATGTGGAGTCAACAGCAGTCTGCTGATGTTGGTGTCCAACGCAATGTCCATCACGCTCACTTTCGCCAAC GACACAACGAAATTCCGCCTACATGCTCTGAACATCACCGGAAAGACGAGCTCTG GTGTGGCGTTTTCTGAAGTGAACGCCAACCTGAGTCTGTGGGAGGCGGCCGTCGGCAGCTCCTACATGTGTAACAAGGAGCAGAACTACACCATCACCAGCCAGCTCACCATCTACACCTTCGACCTTCAAGTACAGCCCTTTGGAGTCAAGAAGGGTGTTTTCAGTACAGGTAGGTTATTCTTTAATGTCTCTTAA
- the lamp2 gene encoding lysosome-associated membrane glycoprotein 2 isoform X1: MYRYAAFVLLLAFLGTAFQLSHGTEVNVKDKDNNLCLFANLTVNFSVSYEVADNKSATVVFELPGEVTTSGSTCDAKSSTLKLNFGEGHSWSVNFTISGEKYQADTITFSYNLSDATVFPSSTLNDTATVAVKPQLPDIGLDTCYSCKSKETIEADSVNQTLWNVLIQAFVSNNSTSENITSCDADVPTTPVPPTTTTTPAAPVTNSTIPVTNSTTPPPTTPPTPTLPAPTIGTYSIKPDENSTACLMANFGLRVGVMKEEMNFEPNGTIVSGSCGVNSSLLMLVSNAMSITLTFANDTTKFRLHALNITGKTSSGVAFSEVNANLSLWEAAVGSSYMCNKEQNYTITSQLTIYTFDLQVQPFGVKKGVFSTAEDCQSDAESFLVPIAVGVALLVLILIVLLAYFIGRKRNMATGYESF; the protein is encoded by the exons ATGTATCGATATGCTGCATTTGTTTTACTCCTCGCCTTCCTCGGAACCG cgTTCCAGCTGTCACATGGCACTGAGGTGAATGtcaaagacaaagacaacaaCTTATGCCTCTTTGCCAATCTAACGGTCAACTTCTCAGTCTCCTATGAAGTAGCTGACAATAAG AGTGCAACAGTCGTGTTTGAACTTCCTGGAGAAGTCACAACAAGTGGAAGTACATGTGATGCCAAAAGCTCAACGTTGAAGCTTAATTTTGGAGAAGGACACTCCTGGAGTGTGAACTTCACCATCAGCGGAGAAAAGTACCAGGCAGACACCATCACCTTTTCCTACAACCTCAGCGACGCAACCGTCTTCCCTAGTTCTACATTAAATG aCACCGCGACTGTCGCCGTGAAGCCTCAACTCCCAGATATAGGCTTGGACACCTGCTACTCATGCAAGAGCAAAGAAACAATCGAAGCTGACTCAGTCAATCAGACGCTGTGGAACGTGCTCATACAGGCTTTTGTCAGTAACAACAGCACAAGTGAAAACA TCACTTCTTGTGATGCTGACGTTCCCACAACCCCCgtaccccccaccaccaccacgactcctgctgctcctgtCACAAACTCTACTATCCCTGTCACAAACTCTACTACCCCTCCTCCTACCACCCCCCCGACCCCCACCCTCCCCGCACCCACCATTGGGACGTACAGCATCAAGCCTGATGAGAACAGCACAGCCTGTCTGATGGCCAACTTCGGCCTGCGGGTTGGTGTCATGAAAGAAGAG ATGAACTTTGAGCCCAACGGGACCATCGTCTCTGGCTCATGTGGAGTCAACAGCAGTCTGCTGATGTTGGTGTCCAACGCAATGTCCATCACGCTCACTTTCGCCAAC GACACAACGAAATTCCGCCTACATGCTCTGAACATCACCGGAAAGACGAGCTCTG GTGTGGCGTTTTCTGAAGTGAACGCCAACCTGAGTCTGTGGGAGGCGGCCGTCGGCAGCTCCTACATGTGTAACAAGGAGCAGAACTACACCATCACCAGCCAGCTCACCATCTACACCTTCGACCTTCAAGTACAGCCCTTTGGAGTCAAGAAGGGTGTTTTCAGTACAG CTGAGGATTGCCAGTCCGATGCGGAGAGCTTCCTTGTTCCCATAGCTGTCGGAGTTGCCCTGCTTGTTCTCATTCTTATCGTGCTGTTGGCCTATTTCATCgggagaaagagaaacatgGCCACCGGCTACGAGTCTTTCTAG
- the atp1b4 gene encoding protein ATP1B4 yields MEPSSTEGGAEEMLLKNHPPGLPHKVMLKHGQELEEEQEELAEHRPLEQEDLNFERWKRRPLPQRTLHQKIEDIKTYLWNAETKEFMGRSGKSWSLILLFYAALYTFFAAMFGGCMFCLMWSISPYHPTYNDRVMPPGMTMAPHLEGHEIAFNASDRKSWKKYARSMDEYLKPYNDVTQDRKNIQCSQDKYFMQDDLEESVERKSCQFKRSWLGDCSGVHDHNYGYSKGKPCILLRMNRILGYLPGQGKAVNVTCGVKRGPPEALGEVEFFPKSIFDLKYYPYYGKLRHLNYSAPVVAVRFVGLQVDTHIQVQCKLNGKGIINDSPTDRYLGSVSFSFDVGA; encoded by the exons ATGGAGCCCAGTTCCACAGAGGGAGGAGCTGAGGAGATGCTCCTTAAAAATCATCCACCAGGTCTT CCTCACAAAGTGATGCTCAAACATGGCCAAGAGctggaggaagagcaggaggagttGGCCGAGCACCGGCCGCTAGAGCAGGAGGACCTGAACTTTGAGAGATGGAAGCGCAGGCCGTTACCCCAGAGGACGCTCCACCAGAAAATAGAAGACATTAAGACGTACCTGTGGAATGCAGAGACCAAGGAATTCATGGGCCGCTCTGGGAAGAGCTGGA GCCTCATCCTTCTCTTCTACGCTGCACTTTATACGTTTTTCGCAGCCATGTTTGGCGGCTGTATGTTTTGCCTCATGTGGTCTATTAGTCCTTACCATCCGACCTACAATGATAGAGTGATGCCACCAG GTATGACGATGGCCCCACACCTAGAAGGCCACGAGATCGCCTTCAACGCCTCTGATCGCAAATCCTGGAAGAAGTACGCGAGGTCTATGGATGAATACCTAAAAC CGTATAACGACGTCACTCAGGACAGGAAGAATATTCAGTGTTCACAGGACAAATACTTCATGCAGGACGACCTGGAGGAGAGCGTGGAGCGGAAATCGTGCCAGTTTAAGAGGTCCTGGTTGGGAGACTGTTCGGGGGTGCATGACCACAACTATGGCTATTCTAAGGGAAAGCCGTGCATCCTCCTTCGAATGAACCGG ATTCTTGGTTACCTACCTGGCCAGGGCAAAGCGGTAAATGTGACTTGTGGCGTTAAG AGAGGACCTCCAGAAGCCTTGGGAGAAGTCGAATTTTTCCCTAAAAGCATTTTTGACCTGAAGTACTATCCGTATTATGGGAAGCTCAGACAC CTGAACTACTCTGCACCGGTTGTGGCCGTGCGTTTCGTAGGACTGCAGGTCGACACTCACATCCAGGTACAATGCAAACTGAACGGAAAGGGCATCATTAACGATTCACCCACTGACCGCTACCTGGGCAGTGTGAGCTTCTCCTTCGATGTCGGAGCGTAA